One genomic region from Alteromonas pelagimontana encodes:
- a CDS encoding FlgO family outer membrane protein translates to MLRFIQIIMLSLGILLAGCSANSQKQSHAQELPPPDAELLHVVEDIADSLVHSSSRPIHKGRIAVGTIGQIDTLRLEENRHHPLTFLGLKLQDSLMVALQNRGLRVVDYKRSANVIIHSTEDQMLSRELKHLGQSKQLDYFLSGTISYQENGATISLRMVDLLDDELVAATNDFVPIDIFFPPHRVTEYNGRIYRDSKYRSGRRYLGEHEQ, encoded by the coding sequence ATGCTTCGCTTTATCCAAATTATTATGCTCAGCCTCGGAATATTGTTGGCGGGCTGTAGCGCTAATTCACAGAAGCAATCCCATGCGCAAGAACTTCCCCCTCCCGACGCAGAACTTTTGCATGTTGTAGAAGATATTGCAGATAGCCTGGTTCACAGTAGCTCTCGCCCTATTCATAAAGGCCGCATTGCCGTAGGGACCATTGGGCAAATAGACACCTTACGATTAGAAGAGAATCGCCACCATCCATTAACTTTTTTGGGGCTGAAATTACAGGATTCGCTGATGGTCGCGCTGCAAAATCGCGGATTGAGAGTGGTAGATTATAAGCGTTCTGCAAATGTGATAATTCATTCGACAGAAGATCAAATGTTAAGCCGGGAATTAAAACATCTAGGGCAGTCAAAGCAACTGGATTATTTTTTATCCGGCACCATCAGCTATCAGGAAAACGGCGCCACTATCAGCTTACGCATGGTAGATTTGCTGGACGATGAACTTGTCGCTGCCACCAATGATTTTGTGCCGATTGATATCTTTTTCCCACCCCACCGGGTAACCGAATATAACGGCAGAATTTATCGGGACAGTAAATATCGCTCGGGCCGGCGCTACTTAGGCGAACATGAGCAATAA
- a CDS encoding MASE1 domain-containing protein, translating to MAYDGRVQTIAINLLKHLFLLVISGLGYAALFTFSMHWYLYDEISTWYMPSGWVLALLLLVRYRYWITVMLGVPLAYFLIKILVYQQTVPLALSGVMNDLRIYGLYYLLPLFIVHYFTKPWHKRGFIDNPKGILAFFALILVNQTANVLQVGEWLLGITERVDEFEVRMTHFLGGATGILLITPLMLTLAHGWNSRRQLDWETLSEGTSVWIMASACTMVIYYFYPETLYMLRALAFLAIICMAYRYGWAGSLIMTCTINYFLAFTVYGESATEHLKDTQFYVFVYGMGGLLLGAVVSQQQRLNVQLKQKNSELNQIVDRNRLLANKVVNVQEQERKTLSQELHDEVGQNLTALQSELKVLEYQFPQIRESSTLKLVRDATAQIYQSVYHLLHWLRPRVLDEFGLQKTLSGKYFSQRLQTHGISYHSTLSGELDSLPENISIAIFRIVQEGVSNCIKHSKADRFSLEVKVKDEHVHLTLQDNGHGFIPQSKNTHHEIGGFGLEGIKDRVAALNGEIKIKGRQSFILTLRIPLAQQELTAHDKYCTY from the coding sequence GTGGCTTATGATGGCCGAGTGCAAACAATCGCTATCAATCTCTTAAAGCATCTGTTTCTGCTGGTTATCAGTGGGTTGGGTTACGCTGCGCTGTTTACCTTTTCAATGCACTGGTATCTGTACGATGAGATCAGCACCTGGTATATGCCGTCAGGCTGGGTACTGGCTTTATTGCTGCTGGTTCGCTACCGGTATTGGATTACAGTAATGTTGGGCGTACCGCTGGCGTATTTTCTTATAAAAATTCTGGTTTATCAGCAGACGGTACCTTTAGCGTTAAGCGGTGTCATGAATGACTTACGCATTTATGGCCTTTATTATCTGCTGCCGCTGTTTATCGTTCATTACTTTACCAAACCTTGGCACAAGCGCGGTTTTATAGATAACCCTAAAGGCATACTGGCGTTTTTTGCGCTAATTCTGGTGAATCAAACTGCTAATGTATTGCAAGTAGGGGAATGGCTGTTAGGGATTACCGAGCGGGTGGATGAGTTTGAAGTACGAATGACACATTTTTTGGGAGGCGCTACAGGTATTTTACTAATTACGCCGTTAATGCTTACCTTGGCGCATGGGTGGAATAGCCGACGACAGCTGGATTGGGAGACGCTATCGGAAGGCACATCGGTGTGGATTATGGCGTCAGCTTGTACCATGGTAATTTATTATTTTTACCCTGAAACCCTGTACATGCTTCGAGCGTTAGCGTTTTTAGCCATTATCTGTATGGCTTATCGATATGGTTGGGCGGGTTCTTTAATTATGACTTGCACAATCAATTACTTTTTAGCCTTTACCGTTTATGGTGAATCTGCGACTGAGCATCTGAAAGATACCCAATTTTATGTATTTGTGTATGGCATGGGCGGGCTACTGCTTGGAGCAGTGGTTAGTCAGCAGCAGCGCCTGAATGTTCAGCTTAAACAAAAAAATAGTGAATTAAATCAAATAGTGGATCGCAACCGTTTGCTGGCAAATAAAGTGGTAAATGTACAGGAGCAGGAGCGTAAAACGCTGTCGCAGGAATTGCATGATGAAGTGGGGCAGAACCTTACCGCTTTGCAAAGTGAACTGAAAGTACTGGAGTATCAGTTTCCGCAAATTCGTGAATCTTCCACCTTGAAGCTGGTGAGGGACGCCACCGCACAGATTTATCAATCGGTATATCATCTGCTGCATTGGCTACGCCCGCGGGTACTGGATGAGTTTGGTCTGCAGAAGACGCTCAGCGGCAAGTACTTTAGTCAGCGCCTGCAGACGCACGGAATCAGCTACCATAGCACCCTTAGCGGTGAACTGGATTCTCTGCCTGAAAACATCAGCATTGCCATTTTTCGTATAGTGCAAGAAGGCGTAAGCAATTGCATTAAACATAGTAAAGCAGACCGCTTCAGCCTTGAGGTGAAGGTGAAAGACGAACATGTGCATCTGACTTTGCAAGACAACGGCCACGGCTTTATACCGCAATCAAAAAATACCCATCATGAAATTGGCGGCTTCGGTTTGGAAGGTATTAAAGATCGCGTAGCCGCATTAAATGGCGAAATTAAAATTAAGGGGAGGCAATCATTTATTCTCACTCTTCGTATCCCGTTAGCTCAACAGGAATTAACAGCGCATGATAAATATTGCACTTATTGA
- a CDS encoding response regulator transcription factor — MINIALIDDHLLVRESFAHLLSTQPNWQVVAQWGGYAEVENYCGDTDFDIALVDISLPDRNGLDVAQLIKKTCSHSKIIMVSMYEQYHYITQAIGIGAMGYVSKRAAADEIIEAVKAVSKGEVYLTREILQVLHFNSGGNDARIASLTTRELEIFILLAKGHNPKKVAQLTDTMPKTILTHRANIYRKLNAASPFDLLRIGLQSGTISFEEFL; from the coding sequence ATGATAAATATTGCACTTATTGATGATCATCTTCTGGTACGGGAAAGCTTTGCTCATCTGCTTAGTACGCAACCGAACTGGCAAGTGGTGGCGCAATGGGGGGGCTACGCTGAGGTCGAGAATTATTGTGGCGACACGGATTTTGATATCGCGTTAGTGGATATCTCTTTGCCTGATCGCAACGGTTTGGACGTAGCACAACTTATTAAAAAAACCTGCTCTCACAGTAAAATTATAATGGTAAGTATGTATGAGCAGTATCACTATATTACGCAAGCTATTGGTATTGGTGCCATGGGTTACGTATCAAAAAGAGCGGCGGCGGATGAAATTATTGAAGCTGTTAAAGCCGTGAGCAAGGGCGAAGTGTATCTTACGCGGGAAATTCTGCAGGTATTACACTTTAATAGTGGCGGCAACGATGCCCGTATCGCCAGCTTGACTACCAGAGAACTGGAAATATTCATTCTGTTGGCAAAAGGGCATAACCCAAAGAAGGTCGCACAATTGACCGACACCATGCCAAAAACCATTCTTACCCACCGCGCCAATATTTATCGTAAGCTTAATGCTGCCAGCCCTTTCGATTTGCTGCGAATCGGCTTGCAAAGCGGCACTATCAGCTTCGAAGAGTTTTTGTAG